In Equus przewalskii isolate Varuska chromosome 15, EquPr2, whole genome shotgun sequence, a single genomic region encodes these proteins:
- the BRPF1 gene encoding peregrin isoform X1 produces MGVDFDVKTFCHNLRATKPPYECPVETCRKVYKSYSGIEYHLYHYDHDNPPPPQQTPLRKHKKKGRQSRPANKQSPSPSEVSQSPGREVMSYAQAQRMVEVDLHGRVHRISIFDNLDVVSEDEEVPEEAPENGSNKENTETPAATPKSGKHKNKEKRKDSNHHHHHNASASTTPKLPEVVYRELEQDTPDAPPRPTSYYRYIEKSAEELDEEVEYDMDEEDYIWLDIMNERRKTEGVSPIPQEIFEYLMDRLEKESYFESHNKGDPNALVDEDAVCCICNDGECQNSNVILFCDMCNLAVHQECYGVPYIPEGQWLCRRCLQSPSRAVDCALCPNKGGAFKQTDDGRWAHVVCALWIPEVCFANTVFLEPIDSIEHIPPARWKLTCYICKQRGSGACIQCHKANCYTAFHVTCAQQAGLYMKMEPVRETGANGTSFSVRKTAYCDIHTPPGSARRLPALSHSEGEEDEDEEEDEGKSWSSEKVKKAKAKSRIKMKKARKILAEKRAAAPVVSVPCIPPHRLSKITNRLTIQRKSQFMQRLHSYWTLKRQSRNGVPLLRRLQTHLQSQRNCDQVGRDSEDKNWALKEQLKSWQRLRHDLERARLLVELIRKREKLKRETIKVQQIAMEMQLTPFLILLRKTLEQLQEKDTGNIFSEPVPLSEVTELDEVPDYLDHIKKPMDFFTMKQNLEAYRYLNFDDFEEDFNLIVSNCLKYNAKDTIFYRAAVRLREQGGAVLRQARRQAEKMGIDFETGMHIPHSLAGDEAPHHTEDAAEEERLVLLENQKHLPVEEQLKLLLERLDEVNASKQSVGRSRRAKMIKKEMTALRRKLAHQRETGRDGPERHGPSSRGSLTPHPTACDKDGQTDSAAEESSSQETSKGLGPNMSSTPAHEVGRRTSVLFSKKNPKTAGPPKRPGRPPKNRESQMTPSHGGSPVGPPQLPIMGSLRQRKRGRSPRPSSSSDSDSDKSTEDPPMDLPANGFSGGNQPVKKSFLVYRNDCSLPRSSSDSESSSSSSSSAASDRTSTTPSKQGRGKPSFSRGTFPEDSSEDTSGTENEAYSVGTGRGVGHSSKYPRPRPRMPGAQCQGLASPLAADPSLLSHSCEVVRKSLGRGAGWLSEDEDSPLDALDLVWAKCRGYPSYPALIIDPKMPREGMFHHGVPIPVPPLEVLKLGEQMTQEAREHLYLVLFFDNKRTWQWLPRTKLVPLGVNQDLDKEKMLEGRKSNIRKSVQIAYHRALQHRSKVQGEQSSETSDSD; encoded by the exons ATGGGGGTGGACTTTGACGTGAAGACTTTCTGCCACAACTTGCGGGCAACTAAGCCACCATATGAGTGCCCCGTGGAGACCTGCCGCAAGGTCTACAAGAGTTACAGTGGTATCGAGTACCACCTGTACCACTATGACCACGACAACCCACCACCTCCACAGCAGACTCCGCTCCGCAAACATAAAAAGAAGGGGCGCCAGTCACGCCCAGCCAACAAACAGTCACCCAGCCCCTCAGAGGTATCCCAGTCACCGGGCCGTGAGGTGATGAGCTATGCACAGGCCCAACGCATGGTGGAGGTGGACTTGCATGGCCGCGTCCACCGGATCAGCATCTTTGACAACCTGGATGTGGTGTCAGAGGATGAGGAGGTCCCCGAGGAGGCTCCTGAGAATGGCAGCAACAAGGAGAACACAGAGACACCGGCTGCTACTCCCAAGTCAGGCAAGCATAAGAACAAGGAGAAGCGCAAGGActccaaccatcaccaccaccataaTGCTTCTGCAAGCACCACTCCCAAGCTGCCAGAGGTGGTATACCGAGAACTGGAGCAGGACACCCCTGATGCCCCACCGCGGCCGACTTCCTATTATCG GTACATTGAGAAGTCAGCGGAAGAGCTGGATGAGGAAGTAGAGTATGACATGGATGAAGAGGACTACATCTGGCTGGATATCATGAATGAGCGGCGGAAGACGGAAGGAGTGAGTCCGATCCCACAGGAGATCTTTGAGTACTTAATGGATCGGCTGGAGAAAGAGTCCTACTTTGAGAGCCACAATAAAGGTGACCCCAATGCGCTAGTGGACGAGGATGCTGTGTGCTGTATCTGCAACGATGGTGAGTGCCAGAACAGCAATGTCATCCTTTTCTGTGACATGTGCAACCTGGCTGTGCACCAGGAGTGCTATGGTGTCCCATACATCCCTGAGGGCCAGTGGCTGTGCCGCCGCTGCCTACAGTCACCCTCCCGTGCTGTGGACTGTGCCCTGTGCCCCAACAAGGGTGGTGCCTTCAAGCAGACAGATGATGGGCGCTGGGCCCATGTGGTATGTGCCCTGTGGATCCCTGAGGTCTGCTTTGCCAACACAGTCTTCCTGGAGCCTATCGACAGCATCGAGCACATCCCACCAGCTCGCTGGAAGCTGACCTGCTACATTTGCAAACAGCGGGGCTCAGGGGCCTGCATCCAGTGCCACAAGGCCAACTGCTACACAGCCTTCCACGTGACCTGTGCCCAGCAGGCTGGCCTTTACATGAAGATGGAGCCTGTACGGGAGACAGGTGCCAATGGCACCTCCTTCAGCGTCCGCAAGACGGCCTACTGTGACATCCACACGCCCCCCGGTTCAGCGCGCCGCCTGCCTGCCCTGTCCCACAGTGAGGGtgaggaggatgaggatgaggaggaggatgagggtaAGAGTTGGAGCTCAGAGAAGGTCAAGAAGGCCAAGGCCAAGTCCCGGATCAAGATGAAGAAGGCACGGAAGATCCTGGCAGAGAAGCGGGCAGCAGCACCTGTGGTATCGGTGCCCTGCATCCCGCCACACAG GCTCAGTAAAATCACCAACCGCCTGACCATCCAAAGGAAGAGCCAGTTCATGCAGAGGCTGCACAGCTACTGGACACTGAAGCGGCAGTCACGGAATGGGGTCCCACTGCTACGTCGCCTGCAGACACACCTGCAGTCTCAGAGGAACTGTGACCAAGTCGGG AGAGATTCTGAGGATAAGAACTGGGCCCTCAAAGAACAGCTCAAGTCCTGGCAGCGGCTCCGGCATGACCTGGAGCGAGCTCGGCTGCTGGTCGAGCTGATTCGCAAGCGGGAGAAACTCAAAAGGGAGACG ATCAAGGTCCAACAGATCGCTATGGAGATGCAGCTGACCCCTTTCCTCATCCTTCTTCGCAAAACCTTGGAGCAGCTCCAAGAGAAGGATACAGGCAACATCTTCAGCGAGCCGGTCCCTCTGTCTGAGGTAACCGAATTGGACGAA GTACCTGACTACCTAGACCACATCAAAAAGCCCATGGACTTTTTCACCATGAAGCAGAACTTGGAGGCTTACCGCTACCTGAACTTTGATGATTTTGAGGAGGACTTCAACCTCATCGTCAGCAACTGCCTCAAGTATAATGCCAAGGACACCATCTTCTACCGGGCGGCAGTGCGGCTCCGAGAGCAGGGTGGTGCTGTGCTCCGCCAGGCCCGGCGCCAGGCAGAAAAAATGGGCATTGACTTTGAGACGGGCATGCATATCCCCCACAGTCTGGCTGGAGATGAGGCCCCACACCACACTGAAGATG cAGCAGAGGAAGAGCGGCTGGTTCTGCTGGAGAACCAAAAGCACCTGCCAGTGGAAGAGCAGCTGAAGTTGTTGCTGGAGCGGCTAGATGAGGTGAATGCCAGCAAGCAGAGCGTGGGCCGCTCACGGCGTGCAAAGATGATCAAGAAAGAGATGACAGCGCTGCGGCGGAAGCTTGCCCACCAGCGAGAAACTGGAAGAGATGGGCCTGAGCGGCATGGCCCCTCCAGCCGGGGCAGCCTGACACCCCACCCAACAGCCTGTGACAAGGACGGGCAGACAGACAGTGCCGCCGAGGAGAGCAGCAGCCAGGAGACAAGCAAAG gcCTGGGTCCCAACATGTCCTCAACCCCCGCACATGAGGTGGGCAGGAGAACCTCAGTTCTGTTCTCCAAAAAGAACCCGAAGACAGCTGGACCGCCCAAGAggccgggccggccccccaaaaacCGGGAGAGCCAGATGACCCCCAGCCACGGAGGCAGTCCTGTGGGGCCCCCCCAGCTCCCCATCATGGGCTCCCTGCGTCAGCGCAAGCGGGGTAGGAGCCCCCGGCCCAGTTCGAGCTCAGACAGCGACAGTGATAAATCCACAGAAGACCCCCCAATGG ACTTACCAGCCAATGGCTTCAGTGGTGGAAACCAGCCAGTGAAGAAGAGTTTCTTGGTATACCGTAATGACTGCAGCCTTCCCCGGAGCAGCTCAGACTCTGAGtccagcagcagtagcagcagcagcgcTGCCTCAGACAGGACCAG CACAACACCCTCAAAACAAGGCCGGGGCAAGCCCTCCTTCTCTCGGGGCACGTTCCCAGAGGACAGCAGTGAAGATACCTCAGGCACTGAGAACGAGGCCTACTCCGTGGGCACTGGCCGCGGCGTGGGCCACAGCAGTAAGTACCCTCGCCCAAGGCCCAGAATGCCGGGGGCCCAATGTCAGGGCCTTGCCAGCCCCCTGGCTGCTGATCCATCCCTTCTCTCCCATTCCTGTGAAGTGGTAAGGAAGAGTCTGGGCCGGGGAGCCGGCTGGCTGTCGGAGGACGAGGACTCCCCCCTGGATGCTCTGGACCTGGTGTGGGCCAAGTGCCGAGGGTATCCTTCGTACCCAGCTCTG ATCATTGATCCAAAGATGCCCCGGGAAGGTATGTTCCACCATGGGGTTCCCATCCCTGTGCCCCCACTGGAGGTGCTGAAACTTGGGGAGCAGATGACCCAGGAAGCCCGAGAGCATCTCTACCTCGTCCTCTTCTTTGACAACAAGCGAACCTG GCAGTGGCTGCCCAGGACTAAGCTAGTTCCTTTGGGCGTGAACCAGGACCTCGACAAGGAGAAGATGCTGGAAGGCCGCAAGTCCAATATCCGCAAGTCAGTGCAGATCGCTTACCACAGAGCTCTGCAGCACCGCAGCAAGGTGCAGGGGGAGCAGAGCAGCGAGACCAGCGATAGTGACTGA
- the BRPF1 gene encoding peregrin isoform X14 has protein sequence MGVDFDVKTFCHNLRATKPPYECPVETCRKVYKSYSGIEYHLYHYDHDNPPPPQQTPLRKHKKKGRQSRPANKQSPSPSEVSQSPGREVMSYAQAQRMVEVDLHGRVHRISIFDNLDVVSEDEEVPEEAPENGSNKENTETPAATPKSGKHKNKEKRKDSNHHHHHNASASTTPKLPEVVYRELEQDTPDAPPRPTSYYRYIEKSAEELDEEVEYDMDEEDYIWLDIMNERRKTEGVSPIPQEIFEYLMDRLEKESYFESHNKGDPNALVDEDAVCCICNDGECQNSNVILFCDMCNLAVHQECYGVPYIPEGQWLCRRCLQSPSRAVDCALCPNKGGAFKQTDDGRWAHVVCALWIPEVCFANTVFLEPIDSIEHIPPARWKLTCYICKQRGSGACIQCHKANCYTAFHVTCAQQAGLYMKMEPVRETGANGTSFSVRKTAYCDIHTPPGSARRLPALSHSEGEEDEDEEEDEGKSWSSEKVKKAKAKSRIKMKKARKILAEKRAAAPVVSVPCIPPHRLSKITNRLTIQRKSQFMQRLHSYWTLKRQSRNGVPLLRRLQTHLQSQRNCDQVGRDSEDKNWALKEQLKSWQRLRHDLERARLLVELIRKREKLKRETIKVQQIAMEMQLTPFLILLRKTLEQLQEKDTGNIFSEPVPLSEVPDYLDHIKKPMDFFTMKQNLEAYRYLNFDDFEEDFNLIVSNCLKYNAKDTIFYRAAVRLREQGGAVLRQARRQAEKMGIDFETGMHIPHSLAGDEAPHHTEDAAEEERLVLLENQKHLPVEEQLKLLLERLDEVNASKQSVGRSRRAKMIKKEMTALRRKLAHQRETGRDGPERHGPSSRGSLTPHPTACDKDGQTDSAAEESSSQETSKDLPANGFSGGNQPVKKSFLVYRNDCSLPRSSSDSESSSSSSSSAASDRTSTTPSKQGRGKPSFSRGTFPEDSSEDTSGTENEAYSVGTGRGVGHSMVRKSLGRGAGWLSEDEDSPLDALDLVWAKCRGYPSYPALIIDPKMPREGMFHHGVPIPVPPLEVLKLGEQMTQEAREHLYLVLFFDNKRTWQWLPRTKLVPLGVNQDLDKEKMLEGRKSNIRKSVQIAYHRALQHRSKVQGEQSSETSDSD, from the exons ATGGGGGTGGACTTTGACGTGAAGACTTTCTGCCACAACTTGCGGGCAACTAAGCCACCATATGAGTGCCCCGTGGAGACCTGCCGCAAGGTCTACAAGAGTTACAGTGGTATCGAGTACCACCTGTACCACTATGACCACGACAACCCACCACCTCCACAGCAGACTCCGCTCCGCAAACATAAAAAGAAGGGGCGCCAGTCACGCCCAGCCAACAAACAGTCACCCAGCCCCTCAGAGGTATCCCAGTCACCGGGCCGTGAGGTGATGAGCTATGCACAGGCCCAACGCATGGTGGAGGTGGACTTGCATGGCCGCGTCCACCGGATCAGCATCTTTGACAACCTGGATGTGGTGTCAGAGGATGAGGAGGTCCCCGAGGAGGCTCCTGAGAATGGCAGCAACAAGGAGAACACAGAGACACCGGCTGCTACTCCCAAGTCAGGCAAGCATAAGAACAAGGAGAAGCGCAAGGActccaaccatcaccaccaccataaTGCTTCTGCAAGCACCACTCCCAAGCTGCCAGAGGTGGTATACCGAGAACTGGAGCAGGACACCCCTGATGCCCCACCGCGGCCGACTTCCTATTATCG GTACATTGAGAAGTCAGCGGAAGAGCTGGATGAGGAAGTAGAGTATGACATGGATGAAGAGGACTACATCTGGCTGGATATCATGAATGAGCGGCGGAAGACGGAAGGAGTGAGTCCGATCCCACAGGAGATCTTTGAGTACTTAATGGATCGGCTGGAGAAAGAGTCCTACTTTGAGAGCCACAATAAAGGTGACCCCAATGCGCTAGTGGACGAGGATGCTGTGTGCTGTATCTGCAACGATGGTGAGTGCCAGAACAGCAATGTCATCCTTTTCTGTGACATGTGCAACCTGGCTGTGCACCAGGAGTGCTATGGTGTCCCATACATCCCTGAGGGCCAGTGGCTGTGCCGCCGCTGCCTACAGTCACCCTCCCGTGCTGTGGACTGTGCCCTGTGCCCCAACAAGGGTGGTGCCTTCAAGCAGACAGATGATGGGCGCTGGGCCCATGTGGTATGTGCCCTGTGGATCCCTGAGGTCTGCTTTGCCAACACAGTCTTCCTGGAGCCTATCGACAGCATCGAGCACATCCCACCAGCTCGCTGGAAGCTGACCTGCTACATTTGCAAACAGCGGGGCTCAGGGGCCTGCATCCAGTGCCACAAGGCCAACTGCTACACAGCCTTCCACGTGACCTGTGCCCAGCAGGCTGGCCTTTACATGAAGATGGAGCCTGTACGGGAGACAGGTGCCAATGGCACCTCCTTCAGCGTCCGCAAGACGGCCTACTGTGACATCCACACGCCCCCCGGTTCAGCGCGCCGCCTGCCTGCCCTGTCCCACAGTGAGGGtgaggaggatgaggatgaggaggaggatgagggtaAGAGTTGGAGCTCAGAGAAGGTCAAGAAGGCCAAGGCCAAGTCCCGGATCAAGATGAAGAAGGCACGGAAGATCCTGGCAGAGAAGCGGGCAGCAGCACCTGTGGTATCGGTGCCCTGCATCCCGCCACACAG GCTCAGTAAAATCACCAACCGCCTGACCATCCAAAGGAAGAGCCAGTTCATGCAGAGGCTGCACAGCTACTGGACACTGAAGCGGCAGTCACGGAATGGGGTCCCACTGCTACGTCGCCTGCAGACACACCTGCAGTCTCAGAGGAACTGTGACCAAGTCGGG AGAGATTCTGAGGATAAGAACTGGGCCCTCAAAGAACAGCTCAAGTCCTGGCAGCGGCTCCGGCATGACCTGGAGCGAGCTCGGCTGCTGGTCGAGCTGATTCGCAAGCGGGAGAAACTCAAAAGGGAGACG ATCAAGGTCCAACAGATCGCTATGGAGATGCAGCTGACCCCTTTCCTCATCCTTCTTCGCAAAACCTTGGAGCAGCTCCAAGAGAAGGATACAGGCAACATCTTCAGCGAGCCGGTCCCTCTGTCTGAG GTACCTGACTACCTAGACCACATCAAAAAGCCCATGGACTTTTTCACCATGAAGCAGAACTTGGAGGCTTACCGCTACCTGAACTTTGATGATTTTGAGGAGGACTTCAACCTCATCGTCAGCAACTGCCTCAAGTATAATGCCAAGGACACCATCTTCTACCGGGCGGCAGTGCGGCTCCGAGAGCAGGGTGGTGCTGTGCTCCGCCAGGCCCGGCGCCAGGCAGAAAAAATGGGCATTGACTTTGAGACGGGCATGCATATCCCCCACAGTCTGGCTGGAGATGAGGCCCCACACCACACTGAAGATG cAGCAGAGGAAGAGCGGCTGGTTCTGCTGGAGAACCAAAAGCACCTGCCAGTGGAAGAGCAGCTGAAGTTGTTGCTGGAGCGGCTAGATGAGGTGAATGCCAGCAAGCAGAGCGTGGGCCGCTCACGGCGTGCAAAGATGATCAAGAAAGAGATGACAGCGCTGCGGCGGAAGCTTGCCCACCAGCGAGAAACTGGAAGAGATGGGCCTGAGCGGCATGGCCCCTCCAGCCGGGGCAGCCTGACACCCCACCCAACAGCCTGTGACAAGGACGGGCAGACAGACAGTGCCGCCGAGGAGAGCAGCAGCCAGGAGACAAGCAAAG ACTTACCAGCCAATGGCTTCAGTGGTGGAAACCAGCCAGTGAAGAAGAGTTTCTTGGTATACCGTAATGACTGCAGCCTTCCCCGGAGCAGCTCAGACTCTGAGtccagcagcagtagcagcagcagcgcTGCCTCAGACAGGACCAG CACAACACCCTCAAAACAAGGCCGGGGCAAGCCCTCCTTCTCTCGGGGCACGTTCCCAGAGGACAGCAGTGAAGATACCTCAGGCACTGAGAACGAGGCCTACTCCGTGGGCACTGGCCGCGGCGTGGGCCACAGCA TGGTAAGGAAGAGTCTGGGCCGGGGAGCCGGCTGGCTGTCGGAGGACGAGGACTCCCCCCTGGATGCTCTGGACCTGGTGTGGGCCAAGTGCCGAGGGTATCCTTCGTACCCAGCTCTG ATCATTGATCCAAAGATGCCCCGGGAAGGTATGTTCCACCATGGGGTTCCCATCCCTGTGCCCCCACTGGAGGTGCTGAAACTTGGGGAGCAGATGACCCAGGAAGCCCGAGAGCATCTCTACCTCGTCCTCTTCTTTGACAACAAGCGAACCTG GCAGTGGCTGCCCAGGACTAAGCTAGTTCCTTTGGGCGTGAACCAGGACCTCGACAAGGAGAAGATGCTGGAAGGCCGCAAGTCCAATATCCGCAAGTCAGTGCAGATCGCTTACCACAGAGCTCTGCAGCACCGCAGCAAGGTGCAGGGGGAGCAGAGCAGCGAGACCAGCGATAGTGACTGA
- the BRPF1 gene encoding peregrin isoform X3, whose translation MGVDFDVKTFCHNLRATKPPYECPVETCRKVYKSYSGIEYHLYHYDHDNPPPPQQTPLRKHKKKGRQSRPANKQSPSPSEVSQSPGREVMSYAQAQRMVEVDLHGRVHRISIFDNLDVVSEDEEVPEEAPENGSNKENTETPAATPKSGKHKNKEKRKDSNHHHHHNASASTTPKLPEVVYRELEQDTPDAPPRPTSYYRYIEKSAEELDEEVEYDMDEEDYIWLDIMNERRKTEGVSPIPQEIFEYLMDRLEKESYFESHNKGDPNALVDEDAVCCICNDGECQNSNVILFCDMCNLAVHQECYGVPYIPEGQWLCRRCLQSPSRAVDCALCPNKGGAFKQTDDGRWAHVVCALWIPEVCFANTVFLEPIDSIEHIPPARWKLTCYICKQRGSGACIQCHKANCYTAFHVTCAQQAGLYMKMEPVRETGANGTSFSVRKTAYCDIHTPPGSARRLPALSHSEGEEDEDEEEDEGKSWSSEKVKKAKAKSRIKMKKARKILAEKRAAAPVVSVPCIPPHRLSKITNRLTIQRKSQFMQRLHSYWTLKRQSRNGVPLLRRLQTHLQSQRNCDQVGRDSEDKNWALKEQLKSWQRLRHDLERARLLVELIRKREKLKRETIKVQQIAMEMQLTPFLILLRKTLEQLQEKDTGNIFSEPVPLSEVPDYLDHIKKPMDFFTMKQNLEAYRYLNFDDFEEDFNLIVSNCLKYNAKDTIFYRAAVRLREQGGAVLRQARRQAEKMGIDFETGMHIPHSLAGDEAPHHTEDAAEEERLVLLENQKHLPVEEQLKLLLERLDEVNASKQSVGRSRRAKMIKKEMTALRRKLAHQRETGRDGPERHGPSSRGSLTPHPTACDKDGQTDSAAEESSSQETSKGLGPNMSSTPAHEVGRRTSVLFSKKNPKTAGPPKRPGRPPKNRESQMTPSHGGSPVGPPQLPIMGSLRQRKRGRSPRPSSSSDSDSDKSTEDPPMDLPANGFSGGNQPVKKSFLVYRNDCSLPRSSSDSESSSSSSSSAASDRTSTTPSKQGRGKPSFSRGTFPEDSSEDTSGTENEAYSVGTGRGVGHSSKYPRPRPRMPGAQCQGLASPLAADPSLLSHSCEVVRKSLGRGAGWLSEDEDSPLDALDLVWAKCRGYPSYPALIIDPKMPREGMFHHGVPIPVPPLEVLKLGEQMTQEAREHLYLVLFFDNKRTWQWLPRTKLVPLGVNQDLDKEKMLEGRKSNIRKSVQIAYHRALQHRSKVQGEQSSETSDSD comes from the exons ATGGGGGTGGACTTTGACGTGAAGACTTTCTGCCACAACTTGCGGGCAACTAAGCCACCATATGAGTGCCCCGTGGAGACCTGCCGCAAGGTCTACAAGAGTTACAGTGGTATCGAGTACCACCTGTACCACTATGACCACGACAACCCACCACCTCCACAGCAGACTCCGCTCCGCAAACATAAAAAGAAGGGGCGCCAGTCACGCCCAGCCAACAAACAGTCACCCAGCCCCTCAGAGGTATCCCAGTCACCGGGCCGTGAGGTGATGAGCTATGCACAGGCCCAACGCATGGTGGAGGTGGACTTGCATGGCCGCGTCCACCGGATCAGCATCTTTGACAACCTGGATGTGGTGTCAGAGGATGAGGAGGTCCCCGAGGAGGCTCCTGAGAATGGCAGCAACAAGGAGAACACAGAGACACCGGCTGCTACTCCCAAGTCAGGCAAGCATAAGAACAAGGAGAAGCGCAAGGActccaaccatcaccaccaccataaTGCTTCTGCAAGCACCACTCCCAAGCTGCCAGAGGTGGTATACCGAGAACTGGAGCAGGACACCCCTGATGCCCCACCGCGGCCGACTTCCTATTATCG GTACATTGAGAAGTCAGCGGAAGAGCTGGATGAGGAAGTAGAGTATGACATGGATGAAGAGGACTACATCTGGCTGGATATCATGAATGAGCGGCGGAAGACGGAAGGAGTGAGTCCGATCCCACAGGAGATCTTTGAGTACTTAATGGATCGGCTGGAGAAAGAGTCCTACTTTGAGAGCCACAATAAAGGTGACCCCAATGCGCTAGTGGACGAGGATGCTGTGTGCTGTATCTGCAACGATGGTGAGTGCCAGAACAGCAATGTCATCCTTTTCTGTGACATGTGCAACCTGGCTGTGCACCAGGAGTGCTATGGTGTCCCATACATCCCTGAGGGCCAGTGGCTGTGCCGCCGCTGCCTACAGTCACCCTCCCGTGCTGTGGACTGTGCCCTGTGCCCCAACAAGGGTGGTGCCTTCAAGCAGACAGATGATGGGCGCTGGGCCCATGTGGTATGTGCCCTGTGGATCCCTGAGGTCTGCTTTGCCAACACAGTCTTCCTGGAGCCTATCGACAGCATCGAGCACATCCCACCAGCTCGCTGGAAGCTGACCTGCTACATTTGCAAACAGCGGGGCTCAGGGGCCTGCATCCAGTGCCACAAGGCCAACTGCTACACAGCCTTCCACGTGACCTGTGCCCAGCAGGCTGGCCTTTACATGAAGATGGAGCCTGTACGGGAGACAGGTGCCAATGGCACCTCCTTCAGCGTCCGCAAGACGGCCTACTGTGACATCCACACGCCCCCCGGTTCAGCGCGCCGCCTGCCTGCCCTGTCCCACAGTGAGGGtgaggaggatgaggatgaggaggaggatgagggtaAGAGTTGGAGCTCAGAGAAGGTCAAGAAGGCCAAGGCCAAGTCCCGGATCAAGATGAAGAAGGCACGGAAGATCCTGGCAGAGAAGCGGGCAGCAGCACCTGTGGTATCGGTGCCCTGCATCCCGCCACACAG GCTCAGTAAAATCACCAACCGCCTGACCATCCAAAGGAAGAGCCAGTTCATGCAGAGGCTGCACAGCTACTGGACACTGAAGCGGCAGTCACGGAATGGGGTCCCACTGCTACGTCGCCTGCAGACACACCTGCAGTCTCAGAGGAACTGTGACCAAGTCGGG AGAGATTCTGAGGATAAGAACTGGGCCCTCAAAGAACAGCTCAAGTCCTGGCAGCGGCTCCGGCATGACCTGGAGCGAGCTCGGCTGCTGGTCGAGCTGATTCGCAAGCGGGAGAAACTCAAAAGGGAGACG ATCAAGGTCCAACAGATCGCTATGGAGATGCAGCTGACCCCTTTCCTCATCCTTCTTCGCAAAACCTTGGAGCAGCTCCAAGAGAAGGATACAGGCAACATCTTCAGCGAGCCGGTCCCTCTGTCTGAG GTACCTGACTACCTAGACCACATCAAAAAGCCCATGGACTTTTTCACCATGAAGCAGAACTTGGAGGCTTACCGCTACCTGAACTTTGATGATTTTGAGGAGGACTTCAACCTCATCGTCAGCAACTGCCTCAAGTATAATGCCAAGGACACCATCTTCTACCGGGCGGCAGTGCGGCTCCGAGAGCAGGGTGGTGCTGTGCTCCGCCAGGCCCGGCGCCAGGCAGAAAAAATGGGCATTGACTTTGAGACGGGCATGCATATCCCCCACAGTCTGGCTGGAGATGAGGCCCCACACCACACTGAAGATG cAGCAGAGGAAGAGCGGCTGGTTCTGCTGGAGAACCAAAAGCACCTGCCAGTGGAAGAGCAGCTGAAGTTGTTGCTGGAGCGGCTAGATGAGGTGAATGCCAGCAAGCAGAGCGTGGGCCGCTCACGGCGTGCAAAGATGATCAAGAAAGAGATGACAGCGCTGCGGCGGAAGCTTGCCCACCAGCGAGAAACTGGAAGAGATGGGCCTGAGCGGCATGGCCCCTCCAGCCGGGGCAGCCTGACACCCCACCCAACAGCCTGTGACAAGGACGGGCAGACAGACAGTGCCGCCGAGGAGAGCAGCAGCCAGGAGACAAGCAAAG gcCTGGGTCCCAACATGTCCTCAACCCCCGCACATGAGGTGGGCAGGAGAACCTCAGTTCTGTTCTCCAAAAAGAACCCGAAGACAGCTGGACCGCCCAAGAggccgggccggccccccaaaaacCGGGAGAGCCAGATGACCCCCAGCCACGGAGGCAGTCCTGTGGGGCCCCCCCAGCTCCCCATCATGGGCTCCCTGCGTCAGCGCAAGCGGGGTAGGAGCCCCCGGCCCAGTTCGAGCTCAGACAGCGACAGTGATAAATCCACAGAAGACCCCCCAATGG ACTTACCAGCCAATGGCTTCAGTGGTGGAAACCAGCCAGTGAAGAAGAGTTTCTTGGTATACCGTAATGACTGCAGCCTTCCCCGGAGCAGCTCAGACTCTGAGtccagcagcagtagcagcagcagcgcTGCCTCAGACAGGACCAG CACAACACCCTCAAAACAAGGCCGGGGCAAGCCCTCCTTCTCTCGGGGCACGTTCCCAGAGGACAGCAGTGAAGATACCTCAGGCACTGAGAACGAGGCCTACTCCGTGGGCACTGGCCGCGGCGTGGGCCACAGCAGTAAGTACCCTCGCCCAAGGCCCAGAATGCCGGGGGCCCAATGTCAGGGCCTTGCCAGCCCCCTGGCTGCTGATCCATCCCTTCTCTCCCATTCCTGTGAAGTGGTAAGGAAGAGTCTGGGCCGGGGAGCCGGCTGGCTGTCGGAGGACGAGGACTCCCCCCTGGATGCTCTGGACCTGGTGTGGGCCAAGTGCCGAGGGTATCCTTCGTACCCAGCTCTG ATCATTGATCCAAAGATGCCCCGGGAAGGTATGTTCCACCATGGGGTTCCCATCCCTGTGCCCCCACTGGAGGTGCTGAAACTTGGGGAGCAGATGACCCAGGAAGCCCGAGAGCATCTCTACCTCGTCCTCTTCTTTGACAACAAGCGAACCTG GCAGTGGCTGCCCAGGACTAAGCTAGTTCCTTTGGGCGTGAACCAGGACCTCGACAAGGAGAAGATGCTGGAAGGCCGCAAGTCCAATATCCGCAAGTCAGTGCAGATCGCTTACCACAGAGCTCTGCAGCACCGCAGCAAGGTGCAGGGGGAGCAGAGCAGCGAGACCAGCGATAGTGACTGA